CGAAAAATCCGCGTGAACACACTCTCGCCGGGCTCGATTGACACCCCCGTGTTTGGCAAGCTGGTGCCACAGCCGCAGCTGGAACAGGTCAAGCAAGTGTGGCGCGATTTGATTCCCCTGGGCCGCATGGGCCTGCCCGCTGAAATGGGAAAAACTGCGGTTTTTTTGGCATCGGATGACTCTTCGTTTATCGTCGGCACGGAAATCCTGGCCGACGGCGGCATGACCAACATCAGCCTGATGAGCTAGTCGCTGTGGCCATAATCCGTGCGAAACGGCAGTGGGCGGGCAAATTGACTGCCCACCCACTGCCGTTTGTGCTATGTCTAGAGCCGGGTTGTATTTCGTGTGTTCTTGCCGGATGGAATATTAAGTAATGGCGTAACGAAAACCTGGTTTAAGCTATGCCTCGACTCCGCTCAGCACAACGTGCTGGTGGCACTTCAGCATGCTTATTAAGCTTCCACTGAAAGCTGTTGAGAAAAACGAGGGTATTGGTTTTCGGGCAAAAGAGTACCTTTTCAACCGCCGCTGTTGCCTAGCTAATACCACAAAACTGGCCCCACCCCCGCCACCGTACGGCGCAAGAGGGTAGGGCCAGTTTTGTTTGAGGGAGCAGGCTTACAGCGTGGCGATGTCCAGCACGAAGCGGTAGCGCACATCGCCTTTGAGCATGCGCTCGTAGGCTGTATTGCTGTCCTTGATATTAATCAGCTCGATATCCGACACGATGCCGTGTTCGGCGGCAAAGCCCAGCATTTCCTGGGTTTCGGCGATGCCGCCGATGCTGGAGCCAACTACGCTCTTGCGGCCCGTCAGCACCGAGAAAGCCGCTAGGTCGTAGGGCTCAGCCGGCACGCCCAGCAGGATGTGGATGCCGTCGGTGGCCAGCAGCGACAGATACATGTTTAGGTCGTGCTTGGCTGACACGGCATCGATGATGAAGTCAAAGGAACCCGGTACGGCTTTGAGCTGCGCCTCGTCCGTAGTCACCACAAAGTTGTGTAGTTCTGCGTGAAGCGGGTTTGATCCACAGCGAACGTCGGGGCGTGGAGTTGCTTAACCGCGTGCGGCTCGACATCTCACCCAAATTTGATTACTTGACGGGAGCTATTCTAGAGGCTTATAAGCTAGAAATAGAAGCCAAGCAGGCAGTGAAGTGAGTATCGACTCACTTCAGCCAAAGGGTCATTTAAGCCGCTATTGTCCAAGTGCTTGTTAACACAACGGGGACCTATATGTCTGGATATGACTCATTCTCTATTCAAAATCCTCCTTCTAGCCGCAACCTTCCTGGCTTACTTTATCCCAGTCTATAGCCTTGGGAGGAGCATTTTTGCGGATATACGCCTTCCACTCCTTTTCCAGCCGGTCCAGGGAAAACCCGTAGATAGCTTGAAACTTATCAAAGCCGCTCCCCCACAGCTGCTTCATCTTGTCGATGCCGTACTGCTCGTAGAGATACTTGAATAGCGCCGCGCTTTGCAGGTAAGCAGCCACCTGATCGGTGCGGGCACTGTTATCGAAGTCCTTAATTAACCGAGAAAGCGGCAACAGCTTACCCGTTTGCAACAAGTAGGCATTGATGCTATAGATGGGGTTCTCGTACCAGCACTCATTGTCGCAGAAGACAGC
Above is a genomic segment from Hymenobacter cellulosivorans containing:
- a CDS encoding zinc-binding dehydrogenase — its product is MVTTDEAQLKAVPGSFDFIIDAVSAKHDLNMYLSLLATDGIHILLGVPAEPYDLAAFSVLTGRKSVVGSSIGGIAETQEMLGFAAEHGIVSDIELINIKDSNTAYERMLKGDVRYRFVLDIATL